The Malus domestica chromosome 08, GDT2T_hap1 genomic interval gaaaaaaaTTACTCGATATCTTACTCCACCAACTCAACCCAAATTACTCAATCACACAAGTTTAAATGCTTTGTTGTAGTCAAATTTCAGTATCTcaaattaattactaaattaTGAATAATGCTATAGAAATTATAATTGTCGACCACATTTGTGTATCTATAACCAGCCTCAAATGAAATAAACTTACTAATTGacataaaatttatatattactTGCCACTTCAAATAGTACACTAAAATATGAGATAGcatttttttctaaattattcATATGAGGTAGTAGTTTGAAGTCTGTCAGGCTCACTGAAGCGTTAATTACGCAAATGAAGCCATGCAAGTGAACAGTTGTTTGGTTCATTCTCTAAATCCAACAACACAGTTATCATCACAAATGATGAAAGAAGTGGTTGTTTAGGGAGGAACGTGTTCTTATATCAACCTCAACCTAGCAATGTATGTAGCAATTGATTCCAATAAACATGGGGTCACATTGATGTCTGACCATTTGGGCACTTCCGCGGGCTATGGAGGAAACTAGTTGCAGCACTCATATACACAACAGCTAAGCTAAGGAATCTCCAACCTTAATCACAAGATTCATGTCAATGCGTGTGGTCTTTCTGCATGCACCGTCCGATCATATATAGCATGCGTCCGTACGATCAACAAGACCCTACTCTTGTGGCCCGTCCATGTAAATGAATtacgataaaaaaaaattgaatatcaaGAGTTCATCGTCATGTGACGCGAGAGACAACAATATCATTTGCATGAACTCGTTTTGATGAAGTTCTTTTGGTAAATTAGAGTTAAAAGTTATTTGTAACGCGGCATGTATCTCTTTTATTTATGTATATCTCTGCTATGTGATAAAAGATATATATACTTCTTATTAGAATTACGTTTCTCTCTTCTAGATTAGAGGGTTAGAGCGAAGCAGTAAATGGTTCGGTTATTGTGTTTTTAATGCTTTTTTggattatgtttattttttcatgCTTTGTTgagttatgttttttttttcttccccaaACCAAATTGTGGTGCTTGGCCAATCTTCACCAAGTTTTGTGGTGCTAGGTTCGTCTTCACTAAGATTCGAGGTGCTAGGTCCGTACGGAAAAGATTTCTTTTCCTTGTCACTTCTCTTCACTCGTGCCTCGAAAAAGCTTAAGTAGTCGGGGATGCATTTTCGTCTACCTTCTTGGACATAGTTTCGCGACCTCTCCTAtcagtttcaagttgcctagcATACTCGACTTTTATAAAGAAGAATGATTGGCTACTAAAGGATGAGTAAGAACTCCAACTTAAAATTCTTCGTGTTTGAATCCAGAGTTTTGTGCTTACGATCAGAACTAGTCATATTATGAATCACTATGTAAATATCATGTTtgcaaaaaaatgaattaaaaataaggtcgtttagtcaatctattataGCAAATACATAGACATTTCGTAAGGTTTTACCAATTttgttatatgtttttatacagttcgatgactaaacgaccttaattttaattgatttttgcaAAGTCGATCTTTAAAAATTAGTATTACGGAATTAAAAAGAACCGTTAAATTGAAGTGAGAATTTGAAATGGATGTTTGAGATGTCCACGTGGCAAGTTACCGTTCGAAGCCCAACTGATTGTTGTGGTGGTCCCCAGGCGTCAATTTTTTTGTGCCACTCTTCCAGTTGGGCTTTTACGCAAAATCGACACGGCACCAGTCATGACTGATGAGCCTTGGCGACCCAAAAATAGTTGGAGGTGTGTTTTGGGTTGGATTTGGGAATTATGATCTACTCGTGTCAAATTAACATAAGTGAAAATGCttttatgcaccaacttgagaaAGAAGGTCGGTGGAAGCCTAATTATCTGGTCCGTGGggaatttctttcttttccataATTGAGTTCTTGTAAAGTTAGTCTTTAATTACGTTCTTATAAAAATTGTAATTATTAAAATACTTGCCTAcagagaagaatgaaatataCGGAAATATTCTCGAATACAAAATTGAGTTGTTAATTATGTCTAGCTGCTTGTGGTGGCATGTCACAAAATTGACTCAACTGAGCATTTGGTTATACATTATTATGAAGATCATGGCATTGATGCAGGAGCAACATGCACGCAGTAGGCTGCTTTAATTTTCTATCTAAATCCAAACCACCTTGTCTCTCTACATACGAAATATTGTTCTCACTCACTGCCATCTTTCCATACATACTTACACACACAGTAATACCAGGTAGACCTAatttttagactaaatttgtaaatcatgtAATGTTTCACCAATAGATAATAAacacattaatcaacacttaagtaataatccaatcatcaacaatcacgTTATATGAtttaacaaatttaatttcccTAACATtaatcacacacacatatatggtTTGTTAAATAActatttagttttcaatttttaattttcgttttAAGATGTGTTCTTcttcatttattttctttacTCTCACCAACCTTCTTCACCACTCCCGTTTATAAACGTTCTTTATATCTCAACTACAAGaagtaaaacttaaaaattaaaactaaaatgtttatcaaacgaacactcAGTATATAGAGTCATGCAACGTGTTATACAGAGGCTGTTTGTAGAATGTAgtgttatataatttttttcatatgACAGCTACAGGAAAAATCAGATGACAAGAATCATGCATGAGAGTCTAAAGCAGCAATTATGAAAGTTGATGGTGGGAATTAAAAATTGATGATAATAATTAAGACGGAAAATCTTCAAATGCAATCTCACTTTGTTGAATTTAATTCCAACTAACATATGCTAACCACTCCAACTCCCCagtaatattattatatataaacaGAAAGTACCAAAGAATATTGTTGCATGCAGATAATCATTAGTCTCTAATCTACTTCACATGATGAGGATTTTTTCCCCTTCTAATCTCTCTTCCCTTCTCTCCCCTTTTAACACATTAaattcttatattaatttttttataaagacaatagaacaaaaaataatatgtaaaaagagaggaagaaagagaataagaatagaaaatgagagaattCTCCTCCCTACTTCACATGTATACATCTCagatttgtttatttaattaaccAGTGGCCACTTTTATCAAATGAGAccagttgaaaaaaaaatgtttaattaaCCTTTTTTGCGTTTAATTGTGGTCAAACCGACCAAATTTTCCATGGTTTGCTTTGTTGACTGATATTCGTTTCCTTCTCAAAAGGGTCTATTGTTTTTTGGGTTATTTGTAGATGCTGACTAATCCAAGATATGGCACTAAGAAAGGTAATCTGGGTATGGTACGTATTTGCTCGCTACCCTTAAATATTGGTAATgttcatcattttatttatcacttttaaataaatttaaagtttAGGATTTATGTCTATTCACTACTTACTTGTAGATACTAACTCATCCTACCATGATAAAAATGTGGTGAGTATCATCATCACTTTAGCGTAATGAGCAAATATTCGTTGTGTGGAAAAGTGAAGGAAATCttccaaacaaataataaaataaacaaaagtatATGAACGATTACGAGCACATGATCAGTTGTCCTTGTGATGGAATTAATTGAGTGCAAAGGACCTGCATCAAAGATTGAAAAGGGTGTTTTCCTTTTTGGCATTAGTAATTGGAGGAATGGGCATATATGGATTTGGAGGCAGGTAATAATTTGACAGAATAAGGCTAGATCAATTGTATAGGCTGTCAGAAGTTGATAAACATGAATGAATATGATCTCTACCACCAGATCaattgaggtttttttttttttttttaatgtatatTTATTTGAGCCCAAAGTCTCACTCTAAAATGTTCTTttgatttaacaaaaataaagattaGTTGTGTCCTAAGCTACCGATCATCATCATTTAGATTTGGTATGACGTCGTTCTTGTCATCCTCTTCCTCAATCAACCTCCATGCCTAGTACCCTGACTCAGATTCAAACGAAAGACCCTTTAAACAGAGAAAGAAAGCAGGAGGGGaatagaaaaataagaaaaaagaaatagcAAAAGTAATTATATTAAAAGACTTCCaaggaataaaataaaaaaataaagcaaaTTAAAAACCAATTTTCTTGCCTAGTTCCTCTCTCTCCGTCTTCTGATAACCTAAGTCTCAAAACTCATAGGGATGCTGGTTAGCTGAATAATAGCCACCAGTCTCAAATTGAACCCAATGAAGGAAATCTAGTTGGACCATATGGATACTCTAGTTTTTTACTATGTAGAAAAATGTCAAGATAAGCCCGAGACCATTCCAGTCCCTTCATGGCTCCGTCCTGGTTCAAACATGTGTATGACAACACAATCTATCAAAACAATCCACGACTTTAActtataatataattatatcaATTGAATCGTATATAAACCAATGGCGACTTAGGCGAATATATGTGGGCTTCTGGTGGTTGTACCAGTTGATTAAACTGAGTAATACATGAGCTACTGGTGTTGAAGATAAAGAGAAACAAAGATACGCACTCCACTCAGCTGAAACGAATTTTAAGAAGCCAAAGATTATATCGAAACGTTCAATATTATTACCAGATGATTGCATATTTGTGCATGAGGAAAGGAACAACTTAAGAGTTCTCTTTTTGAAGTCAAAACCATGACTTAGTTCACTTTAGTTTAAGACTTTAGAGGATTCATTCTTGCTCCCACAGCGTGTTTGGTGGACTGGCTTGGATTGAATTGGATTAGGCTTTGGGTATTAGATTGGATTAATTTCGAACCCATGTCTAAGGTTCGGTTGTTGACTTCGAACGCATCCTGAGACTCCGATCCGACCCTCATCACCTCCCTCGTCTCCGCTCACCTCACATCAAACCCATGACCAAAAACCGACCAAACTGAACCGCAATTGAGTCGGTCCGGTTTAGTTCAGtgtttttcttgattttttttttatattttaagaaccaaaccaaaccaaaccaaaaatacTATACAATTAGATACACGATTTGAGGAGTAACCAAATCGAACCGGACCATGCCCGTCCCTACGATCCATGATACATTTAACGCCACCATAGACAGGATTTATATTCAAATTAATTGgacttatcttatccaaaccaCTCCTTCAACCAAGGCTTTCTAAAGTCCTGAGTTCGATTCCCCACGCCCCCAATATCAGTtgtaccaaaaaataaaatagaattaCAACCACCAGAAAATAATACCAGATATAAGTTGCCCAGGAGCATTCATGGTTAGTTGTTCGGTTTTGGGCCGTTTGGCCCCATTTGCAATTTCTCAACCATAAACTACACAAATAAATCCAAACACCGCAACATGAACATGACCCCCTAACCTTTCCAGTAAACACTACCTACTGATATCAGCAATATCTGAATAATTCAAGCACAAACCATAAACCCTACAAAGTTCTTAATAATAAAGCCGCCGAACACCGGCCTTCGTCCGGTCTCGGAATTCGAATGGGGCCAAACTGATAAATGCCCTGGAATATGAGGGGATAGAATACATGGAGGCAGAATGAAAGAAACTTGGAAGTTTTAGATCACACGCATTCATCACAAAGGGTTCCCAAACAATTGGCACTTTACAAACTTAAGGATCCTGTATGGGAACAGGAACCTGTGCACATACAACTGCAGAGATTTGAGTTTCGGTAGTTTTGATAACGTCAATAAGTTAGAAACAGAACGCTCGGAAACATGAATCCACGGTAAACAAAAAACACAGATGTGGTATTAAGATAACAAGACCAGCCACCTGTGATGTCCCGTCCAGCCCAAAGATCTACAAATCCTTGCACTCCGATTTATCCGGTTGCCGTGGTTTTAGGCATTGCCTTCATTCCAAATTCATAGACTGTTGGATGGAAGACATCACATTGTATATTACCGGCTAGTTCCTGTTCCTGCACTTTTCCATGGCCCTTGGTGCTGCACATAAAACgaacaaaaataaatacaaagacGACAAGGATACTGTGGGATATGCATATGCTATATTCAAACTCACCAATGTACCCTGCACCTCTCTATATACTAGAATAAGGTTGAATACGGAGCATCTCACAAGAAACCATAATTAAGCAATAAGCATGGCCCAATTTCTTATCAAAAACTTAGTTTTTATAATCTAAATGTGGTTAAGATCGATAGTGTAAAATCTTGGAAGGCTGAAGTTATGAAACATACAGGTGAAATGAGAGCAAACTTTGTTGTGCTTATCTGCTAAATAAAACTTGAATAAATAAAACAGCATATTGGATGTACGCCTTCCTGTTACCCTGTAGTATTTGAAACTTCAAtcctaattatttgttttcgaTTATGTACTAAAGAAAACTAACACCATAATCAGCACCCAATTAGTTCGCGACCATTGCAATCCTAACAAGGAAAAGTTCCAAATTTACAGATAAAACTAAACTCCCTGGATAACCTACGTTTTCTTTGGATTATAGCTGAAATAAAATCAGTAAAGTGCAAATCTTAATCGTAGGGGAAAGTGAAAGGCTGTCTTAATTCTGTGATCCTGATTAATGATAATCCATGGAATATAACAGAATATAATATGCGCACCTAGGCCGATGGCATCTGAGCTCTTCATAATCCTCATCCTTTTGCAGGTATCAATGAACATGCTGTCAAAAGTTCATATTTTGAATCAGACTTTTAagacaataaaatattaaaaagccCTGGTACATATTCAAAATCAACATTACACTTGAACATATTTAACTTCATCAAAGCAAAATGGCAAATAAATAGATGCAGGCACATAGTAACATAAACCGTCCATGCATGGCAACACATTAAAGCTCACCAACCATGATGCCCAAATTTTGAAACATTGCAATCACACCTAGTTATGACCATGAGAGGTCAGCGCTACAAAAGAAAACAGATCACCTCCTTAGAATAAGAAACAATCTATCTTAGTAATGGTTAAGAAGTTCCTTGATAACTATAGCATGGCAGAACTTTGTATTCCTTTTTGCGCTATAATGCAAAACCTGTTTTCAATAGTTGATAAAGCTAATTTTCTGTCTCATTACGATGCAAATAAGAGTTTCCATATATtacagaaataaaataattattatgacTCTCTGAATTTTTGGAAAATTATGCCTATGAATATCTAAACTAACATCATGACATGTTGGCTTATAACTCATAGATATAACAAAGATGCCATTCTTGGTGACGCTGCCTTATTCATTTCAATACATGGCGGACAAGGGAAGTAAAATGCATCTACATCTATATAAGTTGATGGTTGACAAGGTAAATGCAACTACATCTACATTCACATCTTTATGATTCTTTAGATATACTTTAATTGCATTGCTTAACAAGAGTCCCCCTCAGTGACCATAAATAACGACTAACATCAAGTTCTATGGGTTACACATTACAATATCACGTTTCACCTCCATCAGTCATAGTTTATAAGTTTTCCACATGTTATTCAAGTTCAAGCCATCCCAAGTTATATAAAACTGATGTCCTAATCTAGGGTTCCAATAGAACAAGTTTAATGTGCACATAGAAGTTACGTGCATGCTGTATGCAGCATATAGAAGCTTGTATAAACAATCGACAAAGATACCTACCTATCCATGAAAGTTCACCATTTTgctcaaacccaaaaaaaaaaaaaaaaaaaaaaaaacacaccttCACCAGTTCATTGACTTgcaaaatttcaaaatcaattcacattttataTTGAGTATGTTATTAGCACTAAAAAATACGCATCCTGCACTCCTCCCGCCATTATATTTTTTACTAGAGCGGAGTGCAGATAACAGCTCCCTTTAAATTATAGCCAAACTAACGTAACCCTTACCAAAAAAGTAATGTAAATCCGTGCTACTTAATACAAAATGTAACTCCATTGCCAGCCTATGCAAAAGTTAAGTTGTAAAGGGGCCGTTTTTTGAGATTTAAGCTTTTTTGTATCACTGGCAAGTCAATTATGTACGTAACAAAACGAACTTAGTAGAAAAACAATTGTGCGGATGAATGAGAACTTACTCCCAAGGAACATCGCCCACGAGCATCCAGTCACCATCTTTGTCCTCGTAAGTTAGAACATATTCTGAGCCATGAAGCAGATCTTTCAGCTTGCTTTCGCTAATCTCTCTGCCTGGAGCTCCATGAGATCCATATTGACCTGAAATCATACCAACATAGCAGTAACTGGATCCATACAAAATGCAGAAACTTTCTACTTAAACTCATATTTCGCTAAGACATCTGTAAACATTGAATGTTCGCAACTGCTCACCTAGGGTAAAACAGCGGAACATCTTTTCAAGAGCAGAAGAAAGTTCCTGGTATGCAGAGTAATTTTTCAAATCTACTTTCCTCAAATAAGGTGCACCATCCAAGCTGACCTTGACAAACAGAGCACCAGGGCCCGATTTTCCATCTACTTCCTCAGTGTTTTTTGATGTAGTGGCCAATGAGTTCTTCCTAAATGATCTTATAGGTGGCCAACCCACAACCTGCGCCCTGATATATAAGGAAGCTGAGACTCCATTTTCATTGTGAAAGGCCAAAGTACAAATTTTCTGCCAAATAAATTTCAGTGGTAAGGCAATTTTTTCGCACTTACTTGGAAGCAGGTGCACCGCTAGTACTATTTTCATTATGATTCGGTCTGCTTTTGTTGACAGCATGAGGCCTCTCTTGTACTACCTTTGCTGGTGCCACCTCTTTTGTTTTGGGTGGTTGAGTCCCAGGGTTCTCAAGTGCAGAACCAGATTTCAGTCCAAAGTTTGGAGAAGGTCTGGGTGACAGTAACAGGTTTACCTCTGAATTAGCATATTTCCCCTGCATCACAAATCAGGTGATGGTAAAGCTAgacataataaataaataaataaacatatccAATTCTCTCTTCAAGCAAACCAGTTGCTTTTACCTCTGAGAACTCATCCATAGCATCGGAGAAACCTCTCTTGTTTCCCGAAACAACTGTTTTCTGCAATGAAGAATAGTGGCCATCCTTTAAAGGATGCAACGGGAATAAGGGCTTCTCATCAAGTTGAGTGGAGATTACCCTCGCCTCTGAGTCTCTCTCAGGAGACTGGGATCCAGGAAGCCCAAGTCTAAGTTCTGTAGCCTTCAAATGCAGACTACTTTTACTTCCATCAGAGACAGCAGAGACCTTCGAACTGTCTACCGAAGAGCAATCAGACAATCCCATGTAATTTCGCTCCTTCAGTTCCAAACTGTTCTGGCATACACTCTCCATAGAACCCGAAGAAGCCAATAATGTAACATCGCTCTGACCCTCCTCCTCATCAACACCAAGCAGTGGCGGAGACATCACAAT includes:
- the IAA2 gene encoding auxin-responsive protein IAA8-like (The RefSeq protein has 3 substitutions compared to this genomic sequence), producing MSPPLLGVDEEEGQSDVTLLASSGSMESVCQNSLELKERNYMGLSDCSSVDSSKVSAVSDGSRSSLHLKATELRLGLPGSQSPERDSEARVISTQLDEKPLFPLHPLKDGHYSSLQKTVVSGNKRGFSDAMDEFSEGKYANSEVNLLLSPRPSPNFGLKSGSALENPGTQPPKTKEVAPAKVVQERPHAVNESRPNHNENSTSGAPASKAQVVGWPPIRSFRKNSLATTSKNTEEVDGKSGPGALFVKVSLDGAPYLRKVDLKNYSAYQELSSALEKMFRCFTIGQYGSHGAPGREISESKLKDLLHGSEYVLTYEDKDGDWMLVGDVPWDMFIDTCKRMRIMKSSDAIGLAPRAMEKCRNRN
- the IAA2 gene encoding auxin-responsive protein IAA8-like isoform X1 translates to MSPPLLGVDEEEGQSDVTLLASSGSMESVCQNSLELKERNYMGLSDCSSVDSSKVSAVSDGSKSSLHLKATELRLGLPGSQSPERDSEARVISTQLDEKPLFPLHPLKDGHYSSLQKTVVSGNKRGFSDAMDEFSEGKYANSEVNLLLSPRPSPNFGLKSGSALENPGTQPPKTKEVAPAKVVQERPHAVNKSRPNHNENSTSGAPASKAQVVGWPPIRSFRKNSLATTSKNTEEVDGKSGPGALFVKVSLDGAPYLRKVDLKNYSAYQELSSALEKMFRCFTLGQYGSHGAPGREISESKLKDLLHGSEYVLTYEDKDGDWMLVGDVPWDMFIDTCKRMRIMKSSDAIGLAPRAMEKCRNRN